TGGATGAGCAGGCACAGCATGGCAGTACATACAAAGCAGGTCATCCCTGCGAAGGATGCTGCTCTGCATGCCTGAGGATGAGTGAAAAAGTTGCagcttcttttatttcattcccTGAAGAACATAGTGATAACAGAAATGGGATATTAAAAAAGGGCAGCATAGATTAATGGGACAGTAATAAAATACATGACACCTATAAACTAAAGAAGATTTCTGTGATAAGTGCCCTTCAGTGCCTCATGTGGGAAAAATTGTTACAGCACTTGTAACATCTGTGGTGTTGGATGTGAGGCTGTTGTGACAAACCTAACAGATAGGATCTTAATTAAGAAGAGGGTAAGATTCATACGCACTTAATGTTTGGTAGAAAACTGGAATGATTCTAACCAAATATTAAGACAAGTTCTTCTCTTTCAAACCCAGATAGAATGTTTCTGGATGCTCCCAAAATCTTTCCTCAAAAAATGAagcctttttgttgttgttgttgttctgttaAGCCTGTAAGGTGATTACAGGAACCTGGAAATATGTATTTGACTGGTGGAGCACGAGTGCTTTGGGGACTAATGTTCAAACAGACTTTGAACCAGAACAGGCGACTTTAGCAAGATCTGCTTTTAATTGTTGATTTTGTATTAGATTAACTGTGAAACTTGTCCATTGCACCTAAAATGCTACATGTCTCTGTTTACTCTctgctttttagaaaatattattttctggaGCATttaattaaagaggaaaatacatttaGTTTCTTTCATTTAGAGAGTAGATGAAGACGAAAAAAACACTGGAGGTTTagagagaaaataatgtatATGCAAATAAGCTGATCAAAGCCAAAGGTGCTACTTTGAAAGTACTCTTCCACTGATCTTCAGGGAATAGATGGGTGTAAGGCTCTGAACTGTCACattttcattctccttttccctccagaAAGATATCTGTATTGTGGTGGGGTGTCATTtgggggctttgagcaacctggcctagtgggaggtgtccctgcccatgcagagagTTTTGGAACGAGATGAaattttaaggtcccttcctacccaaaccattctgtgagcctattattttatttatttaatttatgtatttatttttcttagctttttcCAGAGTAATTTTGTTAAACCCGAGCTTAGACTGCGAGTACCAAACGACACATTTCTGGTCAAGTCGGGCAGGGGGgtgcagaggggaagaaaaggggtgGGGGCACAGGCATCCCCCAGGGCCCACCTCCCCTGCTCTGGTGCTTGCATCCTGGCCGGGAGGCGGCTGTTGCTATCGCTCTGATGTCAGTCGCGCTCGCTAACGTGTGGTTGGTTCCTCTGCCTTTCAGATCGGTGCCGGCAGTGGAGCACAAAGGGGGACGGCGAGACTCCTGCATCTTTCAGCCAGAAGAAAGGAGTCGTCGGAGCAGACTAATAGGGACTTGTGTCGGGTGGCCTTGCCCCACAAAGGCTGCCTTCAAAAGAGAAACGCAGCGTTATTTAATGAGCTGTGAGATGAGGCGCTGCTGCTAACGCTCAGACCCCGGGATTCATCGGCTCTTCATTGTGCTTAATGTACATGTTTCTGCACCGTGCATTTAGGAGATCCCAGAGAAGAATCCAAAACGGCTGCGGGGGAAAGACCACCAAACATGCCTACAGAAACACTACCGACAGGTAGCATGGTGAAGCCGGTCAGCCCTGCTGTCACTTTTACATCCGCCGTTCCTCTCCGCATCCTGAACAAAGGACCCGACTATTTTCGCAGGCAGGCGGAACCTAATCCAAAAAGACTGAGCGCCGTGGAGAGGCTGGAAGCTGACAAGGCAAAATATGTCAAGAGCCAGGAGGTCATCAATGCCAAGCAGGAACCTGTGAAACCAGCGGTGCTGGCGAAACCTCCGGTCTGTCCGGCAGCCAAGCGGGCGCTGGGGAGCCCCACTCTGAAAGTCTTCAGCAACAACGCCAAGTCCGAAAGCGGTGTCCAGAGAGAAAACCTGAAACTCGAGATTTTGAAGAACATCATCAACAGCTCTGAAGGCTCAAGCTCAGGTTCGGGGTATAAACATGGTCCCCGAAACTGGCCCCCTCACAGGGCTGACTCGACGGAGCTGAACCGACATTCGTTCGCCGAATCTTTGAAGGTTTACCCCACGCAGGGCCGTAGCAGCCCGCAGGAGAGCAGCTCCAATGTCAGCAGAAGACTCCTAGATCAGTCAGCAGAGACTTTCTTGCATGTCTCCCACAGCTCCTCAGACATTAGGAAAGTAACTAGTGCAAAGCCCTTAAAAGCAATACCCTGCAGTAGTTCGGCCCCACCTCTGCCTCCAAAGCCCAAAATCGCTGCCATCGCCACCCTGAAATCCCCAGAGATTGAGGCAGTCGAGTCTGGATGTGGAGTTAGTAGAAGACCCTCCCTGCAGAGATCAAAATCAGACTTAAGCGACAGATACTTTCGTGTCGACGCGGATGTTGAGCGGTTCTTTAACTACTGCGGACTTGATCCTGAAGAGCTTGAAAACCTCGGGATGGAAAACTTTGCAAGGGCTAACTCTGATATTATATCCCTCAACTTTCGCAGTGCAAGCATGATTAGCTCAGACTGTGAACAGTCTCAGGACAGCAACAGTGACCTTAGAAACGATGACAGTGCCAATGACCGTGTGCCATACGGCATTTCTGCCATTGAAAGGAATGCCAGAATCATCAAGTGGTTGTATAGCATCAAGCAAGCTAGAGAGTCACAGAAAGTATCCCACGTGTGAGAGCAAATCCaccgtaaaaaaaaaaaaaagcgaggACTGTATTTTTGTCTGTGAATATTCAGTTGTGAAGGGTTGTGAAGTCTACTTGAAGTCTTGTACACTTCTCAAATCTCTTTGTGTTGCTTGTTGTGCAATGTTTCCAAGTTGCATGCCTGTCAACATGTGAGCTGACCTGGCTTCCACTTGAACAATAACTAACTACAAAGCCTGGCTGAGCATACACATTATCTGCCAAAAGTTTAAGACAAGAATCTAATTAGGGCTTCAGTAtattcaaagtgtttacatggAAAGGTTATATGACTTCCTTGTTATTTATGTGGTTCCTTGTGGATTTTTATATGTCACTTTTTGTCTTAATACAGATATTGTCAACCAACGTTGCTAGCTTCTAAGTTGAAACAGAATCCCTcttgggaggaagaaaagcaaattggCCAAAATAGGAGTTTGAAGCATACAATGACAGGCAAAGCAGCCTTATCTCTTGTAGAAAGTGCATTATTGGCACATGTAAACTGTTTCTAAAAGGCAAAGAACATTATGTTCTTAAATTATGTATCATTGTTCAACTGTATATCCCTACTTGTTTAAGGGACTGTTCAgtaaaggtttcttttttcttggtaaGCTCCCTCAATTTTACAGCAGTAGTCTAGTGAATCTCCTTGACCTTTTATATGAGTCATGGGCTggttaaacattttaattattttgtgttaCCCTGTTGGAAATGCTTAAAGAAGGTTGGGATCAACAGATGGAAACGTTGTAGGTGCGGGATTTtgcaggtttggtttttcctcAAAGATTCCTGGTCTTAAACTTTTGACAGGAATTATTAGATCCTTTAGCTGATATTGAATGCCTTTATTAGTCAGACACATCATGGCAACAAAACTCTGTGCTgtcttttgattatttttttttgtagaccTATTTGAACAGTTAATGAGCAAAAATGGAAACCCACAGCCATATCAATATAATGCCTCCTATTCAGAAGTAAATACACTCAGTAGCTGAACTATATCTGAAAAATTGTTATTATATTGTCTTGCATATGTTATATCTAAGGCTGTGAAAATTTGTTACAGCTCTAGGAAAGTATAGAAACATGACAGTatgtagcttttctttttttttctttttttttcttttttttttttatttttattcctccttATGATGGTTAGTGCTGCAGGTCAACTGGTTACCAATCTTTTGATAATCCGTGTCTTCCCAGTGGTTTAATTGACTGTCATTTCAACTGACAGTGGTGGCATTGTAGCGGAGTGGTCTGCTTCATTATTACTGTACACATGCTTTGATGTAAATTGCAGCACTACCTTATACTTCATCAGCTAAtaggaaactttttttattgtgtAAATGCTGTAAGACTTTGTATATACTTCAGTTGTTATGAAATCTTTAAAAGGAAGAGTGTTATGCTAATAAATAGCTCCTGGTGCAGGTATggtaggttttttgtttggttttttttttactcctccCATTCTTAAAACAATATCAGCAACTCAACTGCAGTGTCTTTTAGTGCTGTAGAAGGTCTTGGTTAAATAATAGTTCCAGTAAAAAGTTTCTTTTGCTAAAGTGCTTTTCAGAATATGGTTTTTATAAAGTAACTGTAGCAGCATGATCTGTCAGAAGAACTTGGGAGATTTTTCCAGACTCCTAAAATAGCTTGCTTCTTCCTTAACTAGCAATGTTTCTGTTCCCGTTTATAGCATCTGTTCATAATGAATCACCAGTCTTCTGAATTATTCTTCAGTAGTGCttatttacatatttgaaaattgAAGATGTTTTACAAAGTTGGGATCTATCTTTTCTCCAAGAAGCCTATAGCCCAACTTCTTCTCAAAAGCCACAGTTCATGCAGGCAAGCTGAGAAGAAACCTAGAAGCCAAGCCAGGCAGTCATTTGTTGCATACAAAATTATCTTACATCAAATTTTATGTAATTGTTTTCCAAATTGATTGTTCATATGTGGCAGTGGGGGGGAAGCACACATTCAGTATCAGGAGGTTACTCTGGGGTTTTTACAGTTGGCTTCACAACCTGAGATTTACAACTTTCCTAGTTCAGTCAAAAAAATGAGGAGCTCTATGTTTCAGCTACAGGCACATTTGTGACATTTTAAGCTTCATGGGTTTCAGTTGGCATTGACATCACGCTGTTTTTTCAAGAATATCTTTCCAATAGTAATTTCTACTCAGTTCAGTGACGATTTTGCCAAGGAAAATAATGCTTAAGGGATTAAAGCCAAGTGTAATGCAGCTGTACAGCAATGAAATAAAGaagttaaaactgaaataaaaatgcactcACATTTTTCTATCTCAAGTGTTTAAAGAATGATGATAAACATGCCATCTCAACTGTTGCAGGCCAGAAACATTAACAAAATAAGCCTTTATAACTAGGAAATGGATTTGAGTCTATTCTAGGATTGTGAACTTGTTTCCCAAGGTTTGTGAGGAAGCCATAGGTAAtagaaatagaatagaaatCAAATTCATTTCCTTTTAATGCCATAGGGGTTTAGACTTGTGAGCTGTATGTAAGAGATCATTTCCTCACCTGAAATCTTAAGTAGCACCTTTGACACAGCACAGGATCTGACTCTGATGTCCTTGCTTCTTACCATGTGCACATGAATAAGATTTTACAGGACCCAGACCTTCACAGTCAACTGAACTTGCAATTCCAGTGAGGATGCAATAATCACAAGATTGCAAAATGTCCACAAGGCTTTGAACAAGCAGATAAAAATTGCCTCCATTTGTCACTTTATTACAGTTTATGCAGAtagcatttatttattcatagtCTTGCTATAACCTGTATGCTTGCATAAAAGCAACATGGTTGATGtcatgtctggttttgtttttttaaatgggaataACCATTTTGCCTTTGCAGAGGTGCGGAGAGGGTCCCTTGTTTGTCTCTGCCTTAGGAGATTCCCAAGTGCCAAATGCTGAATTTGCAGAGTTGTAACCAACTCCAACACCTCATCAGGGACCCATTCTGGTCTTGTTCCTGCAGCCATTTGCTCAGGTACAAAGCACACAGCCAGCATCCATGGCTAAAAAGCAGCTCTTGTTgcaacagcagctcctgaggggaAACACAAATCTCTGGCATCCTTTGGAAGCCAGTACTGAGACCAGTGCTGGCAGCCCTGGTCccagaagtgaagaaaaatgcagtgtgttttcagtgttttgtgtaAAATTCACGATCACAAGTGCACAAAAGAAACCACCACAGAAGTTTCTGGTGGTTCTGTTATTTTGACttgctgggaagggaaaggaaaaggataaTGATGTGACAAAGTACACTTTGAAATCTGTGTATAGCTTCATGCAGAGATAAACAGTTT
This DNA window, taken from Calypte anna isolate BGI_N300 chromosome 2, bCalAnn1_v1.p, whole genome shotgun sequence, encodes the following:
- the FAM110B gene encoding protein FAM110B, translated to MPTETLPTGSMVKPVSPAVTFTSAVPLRILNKGPDYFRRQAEPNPKRLSAVERLEADKAKYVKSQEVINAKQEPVKPAVLAKPPVCPAAKRALGSPTLKVFSNNAKSESGVQRENLKLEILKNIINSSEGSSSGSGYKHGPRNWPPHRADSTELNRHSFAESLKVYPTQGRSSPQESSSNVSRRLLDQSAETFLHVSHSSSDIRKVTSAKPLKAIPCSSSAPPLPPKPKIAAIATLKSPEIEAVESGCGVSRRPSLQRSKSDLSDRYFRVDADVERFFNYCGLDPEELENLGMENFARANSDIISLNFRSASMISSDCEQSQDSNSDLRNDDSANDRVPYGISAIERNARIIKWLYSIKQARESQKVSHV